In Erigeron canadensis isolate Cc75 chromosome 7, C_canadensis_v1, whole genome shotgun sequence, one DNA window encodes the following:
- the LOC122609246 gene encoding RING-H2 finger protein ATL16-like translates to MALSPVPSPGLKPSKWSPIVIAMVGTMGTLFLIFSYFNVLRRCSFRSLLSSRNDQRRRLSDANREGNDSSLHFQSRGIDSFTVQMIPVTPFKKTSEAGKVNNNQGDDHQSSECAICLGEYEDDEWVKTIPSCNHIFHVSCIDTWFQTHSNCPLCRSDVFDHLDVSVSTCDSLGRNLIREDVDEDRSAFYQSLRSHILQNSNLSRLA, encoded by the coding sequence ATGGCTTTAAGTCCTGTTCCTTCTCCGGGGTTGAAGCCTTCAAAATGGAGTCCAATAGTGATTGCAATGGTTGGCACCATGGGAACCCTATTTCTAATCTTTAGCTACTTTAACGTATTGCGACGTTGTTCATTTCGTTCCCTTTTATCCTCAAGAAACGACCAAAGAAGGCGTCTAAGTGATGCAAACCGAGAGGGAAATGATTCCTCTCTACACTTCCAAAGCCGGGGGATTGATTCATTCACGGTGCAAATGATTCCAGTTACACCCTTCAAGAAAACGAGTGAAGCGGGTAAAGTGAATAATAATCAAGGTGATGATCATCAAAGTAGTGAATGTGCAATATGTTTGGGTGAATATGAGGATGATGAGTGGGTGAAAACCATACCAAGTTGCAATCATATATTTCATGTATCATGCATTGATACTTGGTTTCAAACTCATTCGAATTGCCCTCTTTGTAGATCAGATGTTTTTGATCATCTTGATGTTTCGGTCTCTACATGTGACAGTCTTGGAAGAAATCTCATCAGAGAAGATGTTGATGAAGATCGATCCGCTTTTTATCAGTCTCTTCGGTCACATATCCTTCAAAATTCTAACTTGTCTAGGCTAGCTTGA
- the LOC122608276 gene encoding uncharacterized protein LOC122608276 codes for MEEMSSLWSHQETIEELKLRIHYTTLELEAVRAKANEEVNKSTESVKQMLQLLKLVCQERDEARNRIHRVLNKIMPSINNPMSSDFFMINKVNHCSLNPNLMKPAKANSSIAESNSFSDAYNHSLSPVESRFDPVTSPEFSNINTNSSFVQGCCRMGRSDSFHALGNNIPKVDPATLMIENMIKGKALPQKGKLLRAVMEAGPLLQTLVETGPLPSCQNFSSPMQSFSVGGQNQTTMITKQSQPPFEISCYGLSKTPNGGGGVGIGGNILSFDDVNYNHHQRRMVVDSPRVKNKFGLAEKRQRIQ; via the exons atggaagaaATGTCATCTTTATGGAGTCATCAAGAG ACTATTGAGGAACTGAAGCTAAGGATTCATTACACAACACTCGAATTGGAAGCAGTAAGAGCAAAAGCAAATGAAGAAGTGAATAAAAGCACCGAATCAGTGAAACAAATGTTACAGCTCTTAAAACTTGTTTGCCAAGAAAGAGATGAAGCAAGAAATCGAATACATAGAGTTCTCAACAAGATCATGCCTTCTATAAACAATCCCATGTCCTCGGATTTTTTCATGATCAATAAAGTTAATCACTGCTCTCTGAACCCAAATTTGATGAAACCCGCAAAAGCCAACTCAAGTATTGCAGAATCCAACAGTTTTTCTGATGCATACAATCATAGCCTGTCGCCCGTGGAATCACGTTTTGACCCCGTGACATCTCCTGAGTTCTCCAACATTAATACGAACTCTTCATTTGTTCAAGGTTGCTGTCGGATGGGTAGGTCTGACAGTTTTCATGCATTAGGAAATAATATCCCAAAAGTGGATCCTGCTACTTTGATGATAGAGAATATGATCAAGGGAAAAGCCTTGCCACAAAAAGGAAAATTGTTACGAGCTGTTATGGAAGCGGGCCCTTTGTTGCAGACATTGGTTGAAACAGGCCCGCTTCCTAGTTGTCAGAACTTTTCATCACCAATGCAGTCTTTCAGCGTTGGTGGTCAAAATCAGACAACAATGATAACCAAACAATCACAGCCACCTTTCGAGATCTCTTGTTATGGTTTATCCAAGACGCCAAATGGCGGTGGTGGCGTGGGAATCGGTGGAAATATCTTGAGTTTTGATGATGTGAATTATAACCACCACCAAAGGAGGATGGTAGTAGATTCTCCTAGAGTTAAGAATAAATTTGGTCTGGCTGAAAAGAGGCAAAGGATTCAATAA